From Streptomyces sp. TLI_105, the proteins below share one genomic window:
- a CDS encoding ATP-binding protein: MISEPSRYYAVELQALPPRIGQIRRIISAHLRHWQLDALVDQAVLGLTELLTNVHRHAQPDKGCKVEIELLLDRLTVSVRDHDPRLPEVRRSDALDASGALGPVDDLDALATSGRGLGIVGAVSESWGIRPCGADGKVVWFTLTAPALGDPVDECARAVYEAATEGLLAGVGYSRLPGMPLSSPAEPLPAPSVARPVLAGRAG, translated from the coding sequence GTGATCAGCGAGCCGAGCAGGTACTACGCGGTGGAGCTTCAGGCCCTGCCGCCGCGGATCGGACAGATCCGCCGCATCATCTCCGCGCATCTTCGACATTGGCAGCTGGACGCCCTGGTGGACCAGGCCGTCCTCGGTCTGACCGAGCTGCTGACGAACGTGCACCGCCACGCCCAGCCGGACAAGGGATGCAAGGTCGAGATCGAGCTGCTGCTCGACCGGCTCACCGTCTCGGTCCGGGACCACGATCCCCGCCTGCCCGAGGTCCGGCGTTCGGACGCGCTCGACGCGTCCGGGGCGCTCGGCCCGGTGGACGACCTCGACGCGCTCGCCACCTCCGGCCGGGGGCTCGGCATCGTCGGGGCGGTCAGCGAGAGCTGGGGCATCCGTCCGTGCGGCGCCGACGGCAAGGTCGTGTGGTTCACCCTCACGGCGCCGGCCCTCGGCGACCCCGTCGACGAGTGCGCGCGGGCCGTGTACGAGGCCGCGACCGAGGGCCTGCTCGCGGGCGTCGGCTACAGCCGGCTCCCCGGCATGCCCCTCAGCTCCCCGGCCGAACCGCTGCCGGCCCCGTCGGTGGCCCGCCCGGTCCTGGCGGGCCGAGCGGGCTGA